The Flavobacteriaceae bacterium 3519-10 genome includes a window with the following:
- a CDS encoding LSU ribosomal protein L23p (L23Ae), whose protein sequence is MSIIIKPIISEKANYLTDLRGAYSFFVNTKANKIQIRKAVEEAYGVKVADVRTMIYAPKVSSKHTKKGLQVGKTNKLKKAVVSLAEGEVIDIFATN, encoded by the coding sequence ATGTCTATTATTATTAAACCCATCATCTCAGAAAAAGCAAACTATCTTACGGATTTGAGAGGTGCCTATTCTTTTTTCGTAAATACGAAAGCGAATAAAATCCAGATCAGAAAAGCGGTAGAAGAGGCTTACGGTGTGAAAGTAGCAGACGTAAGAACAATGATTTACGCTCCTAAAGTTTCTTCGAAACACACCAAGAAAGGATTGCAGGTTGGCAAAACCAACAAGTTGAAGAAAGCAGTTGTTTCCCTTGCAGAAGGAGAAGTGATTGATATTTTCGCTACCAACTAA
- a CDS encoding LSU ribosomal protein L4p (L1e): protein MELTVFNTSGKETGRSVQLDEAIFGIEPNQHAVYLEVKQYLAAQRQGTHKSKERSEITASTRKLKKQKGSGSARYGDIKSPTFRGGGRVFGPKPRDYRFKLNKALKRLAKKSVLSQKMRDNSIKVLEAFNFDAPKTKEFINLNNALGFEGKKSLYILPEANKNVYLSSRNLPKTTVLTYNEISSYDLVHAGEIVFLEGAIEKFQENLRK, encoded by the coding sequence ATGGAACTAACAGTATTCAATACATCAGGAAAAGAAACCGGAAGATCAGTTCAGTTAGACGAAGCCATCTTTGGAATTGAGCCTAACCAGCACGCGGTTTACTTAGAAGTGAAGCAATATCTTGCCGCACAGCGTCAGGGAACACATAAATCAAAAGAAAGAAGCGAAATTACTGCTTCTACAAGAAAACTTAAGAAGCAAAAAGGTTCAGGTTCTGCAAGATATGGTGATATCAAGTCGCCAACTTTCAGAGGTGGAGGTAGAGTTTTCGGTCCAAAACCGAGAGATTACCGTTTCAAACTGAACAAAGCTTTGAAAAGATTAGCAAAAAAATCAGTGCTTTCTCAAAAAATGAGAGACAATTCTATTAAAGTTCTTGAGGCATTCAACTTTGATGCTCCTAAAACTAAAGAATTTATCAACTTGAACAATGCATTAGGTTTCGAGGGTAAAAAATCACTGTATATTTTGCCTGAAGCTAACAAAAATGTATATCTGTCATCTAGAAATTTACCTAAAACTACAGTACTGACGTACAACGAGATCAGTTCTTACGATTTGGTACACGCTGGCGAGATTGTATTTTTAGAAGGTGCTATCGAAAAATTTCAGGAAAACTTAAGAAAATAA
- a CDS encoding LSU ribosomal protein L3p (L3e) — MSGIIGKKIGMTSLFDENGKNMPCTVIQAGPCSVLQVRTIEKDGYKAAQLGFDDKSEKNVGKALIGHFKKAGSAPKAKLVEFYHEFVDKLSVGDEVKVDLFSQGEFVDVTGTSKGKGFQGVVKRHNFGGVMQATHGQHNRLRAPGSIGAGSDPSRVFKGMRMAGRMGGKQVTVQNLQVLRVDEEQNLLVVKGAVPGAKNSYVIIRKWN; from the coding sequence ATGTCAGGTATTATTGGTAAAAAAATCGGGATGACTTCCCTGTTCGACGAGAACGGCAAAAATATGCCGTGCACCGTTATTCAGGCTGGTCCTTGCTCGGTTTTACAGGTCAGAACCATAGAAAAAGATGGGTATAAAGCTGCTCAGCTTGGTTTCGATGACAAGAGTGAAAAGAACGTTGGTAAAGCGTTAATCGGCCATTTTAAAAAGGCTGGTTCTGCTCCAAAAGCTAAACTTGTAGAATTCTATCATGAGTTCGTAGACAAATTAAGCGTAGGAGATGAAGTGAAAGTTGATTTATTCTCACAAGGAGAATTTGTTGATGTTACAGGAACTTCAAAAGGTAAAGGTTTCCAGGGGGTTGTAAAAAGACACAACTTCGGTGGGGTAATGCAGGCAACCCATGGCCAGCACAACAGATTGAGAGCCCCAGGTTCCATCGGTGCAGGTTCAGATCCGTCCAGAGTATTCAAAGGAATGCGCATGGCAGGTAGAATGGGTGGTAAGCAAGTTACCGTACAGAACCTTCAAGTGTTAAGAGTAGATGAAGAGCAAAATCTTTTAGTAGTAAAAGGTGCTGTTCCGGGAGCGAAAAATTCTTATGTAATTATCAGAAAATGGAACTAA